The Pecten maximus chromosome 17, xPecMax1.1, whole genome shotgun sequence DNA segment TGTTAAACCTACGCCTATTGAGAACCCTAATATTTCATCTGCAATAGAAAACCAAGAAGCCAACAAGAAACGttttaaaacaacaacagaaataGAAAGGAAGGAAATAGCTGAAAATTCCCAGTCACACAGAACAAAGCAAAATACAACTTGgggaatgaaaatatttcaaggTAAATCAATATGAAATCTTGAGAGTAAATCAATATGAAATTTggattgaaatatatcattaaaactaCAATCAATGGCGACAAAACCTAAAAGCAACtctgataaataaataaaaaagaaaagaaaaaggaaagCAATGAAACCCTCGTATCGTGAATTGTCATtcgtgtaaactgtcatttCTATGCAAGAAATTGAACACCGGTAAATCAACAGTAATCTCAAATTTTATAATAAAGTGATTACCTGCTAATTTATCCGTTACACAAAAGACTTAGAACATGGGTATTTTTTTCAGCATGGAGCATGGAAGTCAGTGGCAAAGAAGTAGACATGTCAACAATTACAGCAGCAGAACTGGATGAAATATTGTCAAGATTTTACTGCGAGGCAACACCAAAAAATGTAGAAAAACGCACAGAAAATCTTCCTTCTCAGCAAGCACAAGTTTATCATAAAAATTCTTTAATAAATATCAGGGGAGCAATAAACCGTAAACTGACAGACTTAGGGAGAGACATAGATTTGGTAAGAGACAAGGAATTTAAATCCTCCAACCGTAACATGACAGGGCTGCTAAAACAAAGAATGCGTGACGGCTCTTCACGCGCAACACAGCATAAAGCTATAATCAATGAAAATGATCTCAAAGAAATGTCAACTTACCTTTCATCTGCTCCTAGTTCACCTGTTGTACTACGCCAGTGTAAGTGGTACAACATCGCCATCCATTTCGTGACAAGAGGTCTCGAGTTCCACAAGCAACTGAGGTTAAATTCCTTTGATTTCTGTTCTGATGAACATGGGGAATTCGCGCTGCTTAACCATGAAACACAGCAAAAGAATTATCAAGGTGGTATATCCCATTCCGATGCTCCGGAGAAGAGAATGTATGTAACCGGTGCACCGAATTGTCCAGTTGCGATGTTGAaacttttcattaaaaaaactgACCCAAGTGCTAAAATGTTGTTCAATCAATACGTGAAAGGTGCAAATCTCAATGATGAAATATGGTACACTGACTAACAATTTCATGTCTGACATATGTGTTGCCGCACAACTGTCAACAAAATACACGGCCCACAGTTTGAGAGCTACAGCTATTGAAGCGCTCAACAATCACGGTTTCGAAGCTCGACACATTATGTATATGAGTGGACACAAAACAGAGTCTGCCATCCGATCTTACAATAGGTCATGCACTCCTCAGCAAAGACAAGCATTATCCAAAACACTATCCTCTCTTGCTTGTGCTCCACGTGTTGACAGTTCCGCGCCTACACATATGCCTCAACTTGCTCAAGCCCGGCCGACAAATTCAAATCAAGTCGTTCCCTTTGGCATTGACACAATTTCTGCTGAACACACGGTTTCCACGGACGTATTGTCACAAAAT contains these protein-coding regions:
- the LOC117314914 gene encoding uncharacterized protein LOC117314914 produces the protein MYGSFDLQNDMFKTSPEGMNSSDDEDLGSIDLEIHAMVEIVASDEAEGIRKMIGELARAEDDVTIPAVMTSASLSTDVKPTPIENPNISSAIENQEANKKRFKTTTEIERKEIAENSQSHRTKQNTTWGMKIFQAWSMEVSGKEVDMSTITAAELDEILSRFYCEATPKNVEKRTENLPSQQAQVYHKNSLINIRGAINRKLTDLGRDIDLVRDKEFKSSNRNMTGLLKQRMRDGSSRATQHKAIINENDLKEMSTYLSSAPSSPVVLRQCKWYNIAIHFVTRGLEFHKQLRLNSFDFCSDEHGEFALLNHETQQKNYQGGISHSDAPEKRMYVTGAPNCPVAMLKLFIKKTDPSAKMLFNQYVKGANLNDEIWYTD